A portion of the Sabethes cyaneus chromosome 3, idSabCyanKW18_F2, whole genome shotgun sequence genome contains these proteins:
- the LOC128743437 gene encoding methionine aminopeptidase 1D, mitochondrial — protein sequence MRYLTRYCKGWLLGGKRSFFTKKKFDLGTCNLVEPGKVSPERTIPDHIAKPDYYFVRNSPSATDGQGEIKSVDQIHGMRESCRLAASILKKTCDITQEGLTTDEIDAFVHNEVIKANAYPSPLRYLGFPKSVCTSVNNVACHGIPDDRKLMNGDIVNIDITIYYKGYHGDCSRTVLVGNVDERGCYLVNSTEGSLNEAILCCGPGQPLCVIGKSISRFAKRRKLNVMPAFLGHGIGSYFHGPPDVFHFKNNFPGVMRPGMTFTIEPVLTLGDIEAEVLEDAWTAVSVDNARTAQFEHTILITDDGCEVLTLPD from the exons ATGCGATATTTAACACGATATTGTAAAGGTTGGCTTTTAGGAGGAAAACGGTCGTTCTTTACCAAAAAGAA GTTTGATTTGGGAACGTGCAATCTCGTCGAGCCAGGAAAAGTTTCACCGGAACGAACGATTCCAGACCACATTGCCAAACCAGATTATTATTTCGTTCGAAACTCTCCTTCGGCTACTGATGGACAGGGGGAAATTAAGAGTGTAGACCAAATTCACGGAATGCGAGAGAGCTGTCGGTTGGCCGCATCCATACTTAAAAAGACGTGTGATATCACGCAA GAAGGTCTGACTACCGATGAAATTGATGCCTTTGTGCATAATGAGGTAATCAAAGCGAATGCCTACCCTTCACCGTTACGATACCTGGGGTTCCCAAAGTCAGTTTGTACATCCGTTAATAACGTGGCATGCCACGGTATCCCAGATGATCGTAAACTCATGAACGGGGATATTGTTAATATAGACATAACGATTTATTACAAAGGATATCATGGTGATTGCTCTAGAACAGTGCTAGTAGGAAACGTCGATGAACGAGGATGTTACCTTGTAAATTCTACGGAAGGAAGCCTCAACGAGGCTATTCTATGCTGCGGACCGGGTCAACCGCTTTGTGTCATAGGAAAGTCGATCTCCAGGTTTGCCAAGCGTAGAAAGCTGAATGTGATGCCAGCATTCCTTGGGCATGGTATTGGAAGCTATTTTCACGGCCCACCTGATGTGTTTCATTTTA aaaataattttccgGGGGTAATGCGACCAGGGATGACATTTACCATCGAGCCTGTTCTAACTCTGGGTGATATAGAAGCGGAAGTATTGGAAGACGCTTGGACTGCTGTATCCGTTGATAACGCTAGGACTGCCCAGTTTGAACATACGATATTAATAACCGACGATGGTTGTGAGGTGCTCACTTTGCCCGATTAG
- the LOC128742523 gene encoding cilia- and flagella-associated protein 20, whose amino-acid sequence MFKNTFQSGFLSILYSIGSKPLQIWDKKVRNGHIKRITDQDIQSLVLEIIGTNVSTTYITCPADPKKTLGIKLPFLVMIIKNLKKYFTFEVQVLDDKNVRRRFRASNYQSTTRVKPFICTMPMRLDEGWNQIQFNLSDFTRRAYGTNYVETLRVQIHANCRIRRVYFSDRLYSEDELPAEFKLFLPIQKPQSKAIAQQAC is encoded by the exons ATGTTCAAAAACACCTTCCAGTCGGGCTTTCTATCAATCCTGTATAGCATCGGTAGCAAACCGCTGCAGATTTGGGATAAAAAAGTACGGAACGGACACATCAAGCGCATCACTGACCAGGATATTCAATCGCTAGTGCTGGAAATCATTGGAACCAATGTGAGCACAACGTACATCACCTGTCCGGCGGATCCGAAGAAGACGCTGGGGATCAAACTACCCTTTCTCGTGATGATAATAAAGAATCTGAAAAAGTATTTCACCTTTGAAGTTCAG GTCCTCGATGACAAAAACGTTCGACGGCGTTTTAGGGCAAGCAACTATCAGTCCACCACTCGAGTAAAACCATTTATTTGTACCATGCCTATGCGGCTGGATGAGGGTTGGAACCAAATTCAGTTCAACTTGTCTGACTTTACCCGTCGTGCCTATGGAACCAATTACGTGGAAACGCTTCGTGTTCAAATTCATGCCAACTGCAGGATACGAAGAGTTTACTTTTCGGACCGTCTATACTCTGAGGATGAATTACCGGCCGAATTTAAACTGTTTCTACCCATCCAGAAGCCCCAATCGAAGGCAATTGCTCAGCAGGCATGCTAA